Within Actinoplanes sp. L3-i22, the genomic segment AGTTGCCGGCCGCGTACAGCCCGGGGATGACCGAGCCGTCGGCCCGCAGCACCCGGGAGCGCGGGTCGGTCCGCAGGCCGCCCTTGGTGCCGAGGTCACCCGGCACAATCTTGCAGGCGTAGTACGGGGCCAGCCAGAGCGGCGCGAGGCAGGAGTTCGGGATGACCGCCGGGTCGGTGTAGTAGTGGTCGTAGGCGCTGTCGCCGCGATGGAAGTCGACGTCCTTGCCGGTGAGCGCGAACCCGTTGAACCGGGCGACGGTCGCCGACAGCGCCGGCGCCGGCACCCCGGTCCTGGCGGCGAGCCCGCCGAGCGTGACGTCCTTGACGACCGCGCCGGAGGAGTACCAGGAGTCCGGGAACGGTGACGCCGGCGCGATGTCGCGGAACAGGTACCGGTTGCGGTAGTTCTGGTCGAAGATCAGCCAGGACGGGATGTCCGGGGTGACCCCGTTCTTGTCGTACATGACGTGCACGACGTCGCTGTAGGGCGCGGCCTCGTTGACGAACCGCTTCCCGGTGCTGTTGACCAGGATGCTGCCCGGCAACGTCCGCTCGGCCAGGCAGAAGTACGGCTCGTCGGGCAGCGGGATGGCCGGCCCCCACCACGCGTCCTCGAGGAAGTCGGTGGCCGCGCCGGCGAGCAGCCCGGCCCGGATCCCGTCGCCGGTGTTCTCCCTGGCGCCCACCGTCCAGTCGACGCCGATCGGCTGCCGCTGGTAGGCCAGGCGCATCGACAGGTTGTGCTCGAAACCGCCGGCCGCCACCAGCACGCCCCGGGTGGCGGTGACACTGGTCGCGACGCCACCGCGGGTGACGACGACCCCGGTGACCCGCCCGCCGGCGTCGATCAGCAGATCGGTCAGCGGCGTGTTCAGCCAGACCCGCACCCCGGCCGAGGCCAGCCCGGCGCGCAGGGCCCCGGCCAGCGCCTGTCCCATGGTCAGCGGGGTCTTCCCGGCCAGCACCGCGGCGGTGTAGCGGGCGACGCACTCGGCCGCGACAGCCGTGCCCTCGACGTTGACCAGTGACAGGTTCAGCCACTTGTAGTCGGCGCTGAACACGGTCAGGCCGGCCGGGGTCGCCAGGTACGCCGGGTTGAGGTTGGCCAGCTCCGCGCCGAGCAGCTTGCCGTCGAACAGGTCCGGCTCGATCGAGCGGCCGCGGGCGATGCCGCCGGGCAGCTCGGGGTAGTAGTCGGAGTAGCCGTCCATGTAGCGGAAGCGCAGCGGGCTGTTCGCCGTCACGAACGAGATCATCGACGGCCCGTTGTCGAGGAAGGCCTGCTGCTTGGCGGTCGGCACGTCACCGTCCACGACCGCGGCGAGGTAGGCGGCCGCCTTGGCCGGGGTGTCCGGCACCCCGGCGGCGAGGATGACCTGGTTGTTCGGGATCCAGATGCCGGCGCCGGAGCGGGCCGCCGAGCCGCCGAAGGTCGGCGCCTTCTCCACGACCAGGACGCTGAGACCGCGTTTCGCGGCGCGCAGCGCCGCGGTCATCCCGGCGGCGCCACAACCGACGACCACGACGTCGTACGAGGCCTGGGCGGCCCGTGCCGGGCTGCCGAGCGCGGACGAACCGGCGACCAGGCCGGTTCCGAGAGCGGCGGCGCCGGCCAGAACCTGGCGCCGTTTGAGGTGACCGGACATGTGAGCTCCTCGGACGTTGGAGCTATAACGCGTTCTACTATCGATCCGCGCTGCCCATGATGTCAAAGGGATCCGTCTATGAGAACGTGTTTCAACTCCACGACTTCCTTGACCCGTTCCGCGCGGGTTGCCGCCAGCGGCGAGACCAGCAGCGTGGTCACGCCCGCAGCGGCCAGCCGGGCAACCCGGTCGCGCAGGTCGGCCGGTGGTCCGACCAGCGCCGTCGCGTGCACCAGCCGCTCGGGAACGGCCGCGGCCGCCTCGGCCCGCCGGCCGCTCCGGAACAGCTCCCGGATCGTCGCCGTCTCGGCCACGTAGCCGTACCGGCGGACCAGGTCGCCGGCGAAGGTCCCCATCCCGCCGATGTAGAGGGCCAGCTGAGCGCGATGCCGAGCCAGCAGGTGGTCGGTGGGCTCGGCCACCGCGAACGGCAGCGGCACCATGACGTCCAGCGGCCCGAGCGCCGGGTCCCGGCGCGCGCGACCCTCGGCGAGCGCCGGGCCGAACACCTCCGGCGACACCGCCGGGTCGAGGAAGAGCGCCTGCCAGCCGTCGGCGATCTCGGCCGCGAGGGCGACGTTGCGCGGTCCCATGGCGGCCAGCAGGATCGGGATGCGGTCGCGGACCGGCCGGTTGATCAGCTTCAGGGGCCGGGCGGGCGGCAGCGGGATCCGGTAGCGCTCCCCCTCGTGCACCAGCGTCTCCCGCCGCCACACCCGTCGGCAGATCTCCACGATCTCCCTGGTCCGGGCCAGCGGCGCGTCGTACGCGACCCCGTGAAAGCCCTCGATCACCTGCGGGCCGGAGGCGCCGAGGCCGAGCGAGAACCGCCCGCCGGAGACGTAGTCGAGGCCGGCCGCGGTCATCGCGGTCAGCGTCGGTGTCCGGGTGTAGAGCTGCATCACCCCGGAGGCCAGCTCCATCCGGGTGGTGCGGGCGGCGAGGTAGCCGAGCTGGCTGACCGCGTCGAAGCTGTACGCCTCGGGCACCACCACCAGGTCGGCGCCGGCCGCCTCGAACTCGGCGACCTCGTCCACCGCCTGCGCGAAGCCCTCCCCGCCGTAGCCGAGCTGAATGCCCAGCCGCATGTCAGGCGCCCGGGTCCGAGACGATCACCTGGCGGATCACATCGCCCCGGCCGAGCGCGGCGAGCGCCTCGTCGGCCTGCTCCAGCCGCAGCCGGTGCGAGATCATGCCCGCCAGGTCCAGCCGCCCGGCCCGCCACAACGCGATGAGCTTCGGGAAGTCCCGCGGGGGGTACGCCGATCCGTACAGCGAAGGAATGATCCGCTTTCCCTCGAAGAGCAGTTCGAAGGGGTTGAACTCGACCAGGTGCTCGGCCCGGCCGGCGCCGACCACGACGACCGTGCCGCCGCGGCGGGCCGCGGTCCAAGCAGTGCGCAGGGTCTGCGGGAGGGCCACCACGTCGAAGGCGTAATCGAAGCCCTCGCCGCCGGTGATCCCGGTGACCAGGTCGCTGAGCTGCTCGGGAGCGACCGCGTGGGTGGCGCCGAAGCGGCGGGCCACGTCGAGCTTGGCCGGCACGGTGTCGACGGCGGCGATGATCGCGGCGCCGGAGACCCGGGCGCCCTGGATCGCGGCGATGCCGACGCCACCGCAGCCGATCACCACGACGGTGTCGCCCGGCCGGACCCGGGCGGTGTTGACGACGGCGCCGACCCCGGTCATCACGCCACAGCCGACCAGCGCGGCCACGTCGTAGGGCACGTCGGCCTCGATCGGCACGGCGCCGATCCGTGGCACCACCATCTCCTCGGCGAACGCGCCGCACCCGGCCATCCCGAAGATCGGCAGGTCGCCGGCCATGAACCGGGGCAGCGCGTAGCCGGCCATCACGTGGGTCATGCACAGGAACGGCTCGCCGCGCCGGCACTCGGCGCAGGTGCCGCAGGAGGGCAGCCAGTTCACGATCACCCGGTCGCCGGCGGCCAGGTCGTCCACCCCGTCGCCGACCTCGATCACGTCACCGGCCGCCTCGTGGCCGAGCACCGCGGGCATCGGCTGGGGCAGGCCGCCGTCACGGGCGGACTGATCGGAGTGGCAGACCCCGGCCGCGCGCACGCGGATCCGGATCTCGCCCGGGCCCGGCCCGAGCACCGTCACATCGTCGCGAATGTCGAGTTTCTCGCCCAGATCGTGGAGTACCGCGGCCCGCACCTCGCCACCTCCCTCAAGGAATTAGAACACGTTCTACGCTAGGCGGAGGCGCGCGCCCGAGCAAGCGATTGGTCGGGTGGGCCATAATCGGCCAGGTGACGACCACGAAGAAGGCGGCGCCGCCGTCGGAGCGCCGGACCCATCTGATCCGGCTGGCCGCCGACCTGTTCGCGGAGAAGGGATTCCGGGCCACCACGGTCCGGGAGATCGCGGACGCCGCCGGCATCCTGTCCGGCAGTCTCTACCACCACTTCGACTCCAAGGAGTCGATCGGCGACGAGATCCTGCGCGGGTTCCTCGACGACGTGCTCGGCGGTTACCGCGAGGCGGTCGCGGGCGTCGACGACCCTCGCGCCGCGATCGAGCGGATGGTGCGCTTCAGCACGGCGGCGCTGAGCCGGCACCGGGCCGCGCTCACCATGCTGCAGAACGACTGGGCCTATTTCAGTGCCCAGAAACGCTTCGCCTATCTGCGTACGGCGATGAAGGAGATCGAGCAGACGTGGCTCGACCAGTTGGAGCGGGGCAAGCAGGACGGCCAGTTCCGTCCCGATCTCGACGCCCGGCTGGCCTACCGCCTGCTGCGCGACATCCTCTGGATCCCCACGTCGTGGAAGCAGGCGCGGGGGAAGTCGTGGAGCACCGACGAGATCGTCGACGGTCTGCTCCGGCTGCTTTTCGACGGCATCATCGCGCGCTGACGGTGTTACCGTACCAAGCAAGCGCTTGGGAGGTTCGCCATGGGCCGTCTGGACGGCAAGGTCGCTCTCATCACCGGCGGGGCCCGCGGCATGGGCAAGTCGCACGCCCGGCACTTCGCCGCCGAGGGCGCCCGGGTGGTGCTCGGGGACGTGCTCGACGACAAGGGCGCGGCGGTCGCCGCGGGGCTCGGTGGTGTCTACGTGCACCACGACGTGACCAGCGAGGCGGACTGGGCCGCCGCGATCCGGGCCACGCTCGACGCGTACGGGAGAATCGATGTTCTGGTCAACAACGCCGGCATCCTGAGGCACGGGCCGATCGCCGAGATGGACCCGGCCGAGTTCCGCCGGGTCCTCGACGTGAACCTGGTCGGCTGCTGGCTCGGCGTGCACTTCGCCGCGCCGCCGATGATCGCGGCCGGCGGCGGCTCGATCGTGAACGTGTCGTCGATCGAGGGTTTCGCCGGCGCGGCCGGCCTGTCGGCGTACAGCGCCAGCAAGTTCGGCATCCGCGGCATCACCCGGTCCGCGGCGCAGGAGCTCGGCCCGTCCGGCATCCGGGTCAACTCGGTGCACCCCGGCGGCGTGATGACCTCGATGGCGATCGCCGCCGCCGAGCATCTGACCGGCGTCGACCCGGCCGCGTTCCTCAAGTCGCTGCCGATCGCCCGGTTCGCCGAGCCGATCGAGATCTCCCGGCTGGTCGCGTTCCTCGCCTCGGACGAGTCGTCCTACACGACCGGCGCCGAGTTCCTCGCCGACGGCGGGCTGCTGGCCGGGCCGGGATACTGAGATGGGGTCCCTCGACGGCAGGATCGCCGTGGTCACCGGCGCCGGCCAGGGCCTCGGCGCGGCGGAGGCCCGAGCGCTGGCCGGCGAAGGCGCCCGTGTCGTGCTCAACGACCTGCCCGGCCCCGGGCTCGACGAGGTGGCCGCGGAGATCCCGGAGGCCGCGGTCTGCCCCGGCGACATCGCCGAGTGGTCGACCGGGGAGGCGCTGCTGGCCGCGTTCGGCGGAATCGACATCCTGATCAACAACGCCGGGGTGCTGCGCGATCGGATGATCTTCTCGATGTCCGAGCAGGAGTGGGACACCGTGATCCGGGTGCACCTGCGCGGGCACTTCGTGACCACGCGGCTGGCCACGGCGCACTGGCGGGAGCGGAGCAAGGCGGCCGGTGGCCCGGTCTACGCCCGGATCGTGAACACCGCCTCCGAGGCCTTCCTGCTCGGCTCCGCCGGGCAGCCCAACTACGCCGCCGCCAAGGGCGGGATCGTCGCGCTCACCCTGGCCACCGCGCGCGGCTGTGAGCGGTACGGCGTGCGCGCCAACGCCATCTGCCCGCGCGCCCGGACAGCGATGACCGGCTCCCTGATGGGCCCGTCGCCGGACGGTCCCGACCCGCTCTCCCCCGATCGCGTCGCGCCGCTGGTCACCTACCTGGCCGGGCCCGCCGGGGAACGGATCACCGGGGAGGTCTTCGTGGCGCACGGCGACGTGGTGGCGCTGCTCGGGCCGCCGACGGTCCGGGCCGCCTTCCACGCCCCGGGCGGGCAGTGGACTCTCGACGAGCTGGACGCCACGCTGGGCAAGGTCTTCACCGCCGGCCCGCCGCGCCCCGGCTTCGTCTGCGCGGAGACGCTGCCGCTGGCCGGCGAGACCTTCGGGGAGGCCCCGTGAAACAGCGCGACACCGTATCGATGCCCGCGTCCGAGATCTCCGCGCTGCTGGCGGACAGCCACAAGCTGCAACTCGCCACCATCAACCCGGACGGCACGCCGCACCTGGTCAGCATGTTCTACGGGATGCGCGACGACCGGATCGCGTTCTGGACCTACCGGGCCTCGCAGAAGGCGCGCAACCTGGCCCGCGACCCGCGGGTGACCTGCCTGGTCGAGGACGGCGACGACTACTTCGAGCTGCGCGGCGTGCAGGTGACCGGCGAGGTGACCGTGATCGGCGACCTCGCCGGGGTGACCGAGGTCGGCCGGCTCGTCGCCGCGCGGATGCCCAGCCCGGTGGTCGGCGACCTGCCGCCCGCCGAGGTGGCCGCCGCCCTGGAGCTCTACGTCGCCCACGCGGCGACCAAGCGGGTGGCCTACCTGGTCAGGCCGACCCGGGTGATCAGCTGGGACCACCGCCGCCTCACCGGCTGAGGCGGTGGCGGGCCGGGCTACATCATCTCGTCGCCCGTGGGGATCAGGACCGTCTTGAGCTCCGTGTAAGCCTCGATCGACGCCCGGCCACCCTCGCGCCCGAGCCCCGACTGGCCGAACCCGCCGAACGCCACGTGCGGCTCCAACTGGTAGCCGTTGATGCCCACCGTCCCGGCGCGAACCGCCCGGGCCATCCGGATCGCCCGCTTCACGTCCGTGGTGTAGACCGTGGCTGCCAGCCCGTACGACGTGTCGTTGGCCAGCCGGATCGCCTCCTCCTCATCGGTGAACGGCACGACCGCGAGCACCGGCCCGAAGATCTCCTCCTGGGCGATCGTCGCGCTGTTGGCGACGTCGGCGAAGACGGCCGGCTCGACGAAGTTGCCGGCGGACAGGTCGCCGTCCGGGCGTCCGCCGCCGCACACCAGCCGGGCGCCCTCGGCCTGCCCGCGCTCGATGTAGCCGAGCACCCGCGCCAGCTGCCGGTCGTTGATCAGTGGCGACGCGGTGACCTCCGGGTCGAACGGGTCGCCGTAGGTCACCAGCGTCGTCATGCCCTGCGCGATGGCCAGGAACTCGTCGTACACGTCCCGGTGGACCAGCGCCCGCGAGTGCGCCACGCACGCCTGGCCGGAGAGGCCGAGCGTCACGGTGCCCATGGTGAGGGTGGCGGCCGCGTACACCTCGGCGTCCGGGAAGACGATCGACGGGCTCTTGCCGCCGAGCTCCAGACTGACCCGTTTCATGCCGTCGGACGCGGCGGCGAGGACCCGTCTGCCGACCGCCCGGCTGCCCGTGAACGTGATCTTGTCGATCAGCGGGTGGGTGATCAGCGCCTCGCCGGTCGGGTCGCCCGGGCCGGTCACCACGTTGAGCACGCCCGCCGGAAGCCCGGCCTCCTCCAGCAGCTTCGCCAGGCGCAGCACCGAGAACGAGGCGAGCTCCGACGGCTTGAGCACGACCGTGCAGCCGGCCGCCAGGGCCGGTGCGACCTTCTGCGCGGTGAGCAGCAGCGGGCCGTTCCACGGCACCACCGCGGCCACCACCCCGACCGGCTCGCGCAGGGTCATCACCAGGTGGTCGCCGCCCTGATAGCCGGGCAGCGTCTCGCCGGCCAGCTTGTCGACCCAGCCGGCGTGGTGGTCGAAGACGTCGGCGACGCACTCGACCGACATCGCGTACTCGTCGCCGAAGGTCAGCGGCACGCCGTTGTCGAGCGCCTGCAGGGTGCGCAGCTCGTCGGTGTGTGCGCGGATCAGCTCGGCCGCCC encodes:
- a CDS encoding LLM class F420-dependent oxidoreductase, translated to MRLGIQLGYGGEGFAQAVDEVAEFEAAGADLVVVPEAYSFDAVSQLGYLAARTTRMELASGVMQLYTRTPTLTAMTAAGLDYVSGGRFSLGLGASGPQVIEGFHGVAYDAPLARTREIVEICRRVWRRETLVHEGERYRIPLPPARPLKLINRPVRDRIPILLAAMGPRNVALAAEIADGWQALFLDPAVSPEVFGPALAEGRARRDPALGPLDVMVPLPFAVAEPTDHLLARHRAQLALYIGGMGTFAGDLVRRYGYVAETATIRELFRSGRRAEAAAAVPERLVHATALVGPPADLRDRVARLAAAGVTTLLVSPLAATRAERVKEVVELKHVLIDGSL
- a CDS encoding zinc-binding dehydrogenase, which produces MRAAVLHDLGEKLDIRDDVTVLGPGPGEIRIRVRAAGVCHSDQSARDGGLPQPMPAVLGHEAAGDVIEVGDGVDDLAAGDRVIVNWLPSCGTCAECRRGEPFLCMTHVMAGYALPRFMAGDLPIFGMAGCGAFAEEMVVPRIGAVPIEADVPYDVAALVGCGVMTGVGAVVNTARVRPGDTVVVIGCGGVGIAAIQGARVSGAAIIAAVDTVPAKLDVARRFGATHAVAPEQLSDLVTGITGGEGFDYAFDVVALPQTLRTAWTAARRGGTVVVVGAGRAEHLVEFNPFELLFEGKRIIPSLYGSAYPPRDFPKLIALWRAGRLDLAGMISHRLRLEQADEALAALGRGDVIRQVIVSDPGA
- a CDS encoding TetR/AcrR family transcriptional regulator translates to MTTTKKAAPPSERRTHLIRLAADLFAEKGFRATTVREIADAAGILSGSLYHHFDSKESIGDEILRGFLDDVLGGYREAVAGVDDPRAAIERMVRFSTAALSRHRAALTMLQNDWAYFSAQKRFAYLRTAMKEIEQTWLDQLERGKQDGQFRPDLDARLAYRLLRDILWIPTSWKQARGKSWSTDEIVDGLLRLLFDGIIAR
- a CDS encoding glucose 1-dehydrogenase — translated: MGRLDGKVALITGGARGMGKSHARHFAAEGARVVLGDVLDDKGAAVAAGLGGVYVHHDVTSEADWAAAIRATLDAYGRIDVLVNNAGILRHGPIAEMDPAEFRRVLDVNLVGCWLGVHFAAPPMIAAGGGSIVNVSSIEGFAGAAGLSAYSASKFGIRGITRSAAQELGPSGIRVNSVHPGGVMTSMAIAAAEHLTGVDPAAFLKSLPIARFAEPIEISRLVAFLASDESSYTTGAEFLADGGLLAGPGY
- the kstD gene encoding 3-oxosteroid 1-dehydrogenase; amino-acid sequence: MSGHLKRRQVLAGAAALGTGLVAGSSALGSPARAAQASYDVVVVGCGAAGMTAALRAAKRGLSVLVVEKAPTFGGSAARSGAGIWIPNNQVILAAGVPDTPAKAAAYLAAVVDGDVPTAKQQAFLDNGPSMISFVTANSPLRFRYMDGYSDYYPELPGGIARGRSIEPDLFDGKLLGAELANLNPAYLATPAGLTVFSADYKWLNLSLVNVEGTAVAAECVARYTAAVLAGKTPLTMGQALAGALRAGLASAGVRVWLNTPLTDLLIDAGGRVTGVVVTRGGVATSVTATRGVLVAAGGFEHNLSMRLAYQRQPIGVDWTVGARENTGDGIRAGLLAGAATDFLEDAWWGPAIPLPDEPYFCLAERTLPGSILVNSTGKRFVNEAAPYSDVVHVMYDKNGVTPDIPSWLIFDQNYRNRYLFRDIAPASPFPDSWYSSGAVVKDVTLGGLAARTGVPAPALSATVARFNGFALTGKDVDFHRGDSAYDHYYTDPAVIPNSCLAPLWLAPYYACKIVPGDLGTKGGLRTDPRSRVLRADGSVIPGLYAAGNSSAAVMGHSYAGAGSTIGPAMTFGYIAADEMAGA
- a CDS encoding pyridoxamine 5'-phosphate oxidase family protein, with protein sequence MKQRDTVSMPASEISALLADSHKLQLATINPDGTPHLVSMFYGMRDDRIAFWTYRASQKARNLARDPRVTCLVEDGDDYFELRGVQVTGEVTVIGDLAGVTEVGRLVAARMPSPVVGDLPPAEVAAALELYVAHAATKRVAYLVRPTRVISWDHRRLTG
- a CDS encoding aldehyde dehydrogenase; this encodes MVLSIKTKRDAIGLSTGELLIGGAWRAAADGRTWTHRHPATGEQVGDFAVASPADVDAAVRAARQTFDEGSWPRSRAKQRITVLRRAAELIRAHTDELRTLQALDNGVPLTFGDEYAMSVECVADVFDHHAGWVDKLAGETLPGYQGGDHLVMTLREPVGVVAAVVPWNGPLLLTAQKVAPALAAGCTVVLKPSELASFSVLRLAKLLEEAGLPAGVLNVVTGPGDPTGEALITHPLIDKITFTGSRAVGRRVLAAASDGMKRVSLELGGKSPSIVFPDAEVYAAATLTMGTVTLGLSGQACVAHSRALVHRDVYDEFLAIAQGMTTLVTYGDPFDPEVTASPLINDRQLARVLGYIERGQAEGARLVCGGGRPDGDLSAGNFVEPAVFADVANSATIAQEEIFGPVLAVVPFTDEEEAIRLANDTSYGLAATVYTTDVKRAIRMARAVRAGTVGINGYQLEPHVAFGGFGQSGLGREGGRASIEAYTELKTVLIPTGDEMM
- a CDS encoding SDR family NAD(P)-dependent oxidoreductase — its product is MGSLDGRIAVVTGAGQGLGAAEARALAGEGARVVLNDLPGPGLDEVAAEIPEAAVCPGDIAEWSTGEALLAAFGGIDILINNAGVLRDRMIFSMSEQEWDTVIRVHLRGHFVTTRLATAHWRERSKAAGGPVYARIVNTASEAFLLGSAGQPNYAAAKGGIVALTLATARGCERYGVRANAICPRARTAMTGSLMGPSPDGPDPLSPDRVAPLVTYLAGPAGERITGEVFVAHGDVVALLGPPTVRAAFHAPGGQWTLDELDATLGKVFTAGPPRPGFVCAETLPLAGETFGEAP